Within Acanthochromis polyacanthus isolate Apoly-LR-REF ecotype Palm Island chromosome 3, KAUST_Apoly_ChrSc, whole genome shotgun sequence, the genomic segment CGCCTTTACCTTAGTCAATTAGATTTTCAAGGTGCATTGCAGAATAACACATAAAAAGCTCCTGGCTACATTTACTACTAACAAAAAATGTTGCCACCTAAGTAACCTTGAGGTTTTCCATGTTGAATGTGCTATATTTCCTTTCGTATAAAACATTTGCAGAGACATTTTCTATGTTGCTAAAAtcacatttatacatttattttacatatttatttaggtctactggaaatatgacaaaaactggtGGGTCAAAAATATGCATACAGAAATTTGAATTATCAGTTGTATTTATGTAGAAAGCTGTGTTAATCAGACTTTCTTAGTAGCCTGTTAACCTCTCACGAGTGATTAGgattgactgcagctgctgatttCACTGAGCCGATTAAAGTAAGGGCTCATTTGATGCACTCATGAgactcagccacaaacactACAACTGAAAAGTCTGCGGACCTCAGCACACATCTAAAATAGTAAATTATTAgcttgaacaagtcaggaaagtcacttaAAGCAGCTACAGATCCTAAAATCATCTGTGCAAACAGTAGTTTGTCAGTGTAAAGGGCGTGGTTCAGTTGTGTCACTGTCGTGATTCAGAAGAAAACACACTATCACAGGCTGCAAGGGGGacaattggtcaggatggtcaagagtcaaccaagaattaCCAAAAATCAGGTCTGCAATAAttgtgtcagtgtccacaggtggGTGTTTCAGCAATACAATGACctcaaacacaaatcaaaagtggtaaagaaatgaccaaatcaggctagaattaaggtttCAGACTGGTCTtctcaaagtcctgacttaaaacccaacaaaaacctGTGGACTGTGATAAATAAGCAAGTCTATGTCAGACAGTcaacaaatttaactgaactgcacagattctGTCACGAGAAGTGGCCAAAGATTTAATCAGAAGCTTATGGATGGCCACCAGAAATGCAGAGCTGAggtaaaaaaaagaccaaaggGCGTTTGATCAAAAATTAGCactgctgtatgtatatttttgaccctttattttgtcatattttcagaatACTTATaaaaatgtagggaaaaagcaaaatgcacaattgtttttgtgtgcgcgtgtgtgcatgtgtgtgtcaaagATGCATGGGTTTTAATGAATCCATCATTGAAAATTAAGAGTTCTAGAAGTCATTGGAAACCCAAGACTGCCATCATATGCATGGCCTTTAccagtgtatgtaaacttttgttggTGAGTGTTTATACTGATTGGTGATGAAATGTTCCTTTCGCTCTCAGCCACCTGGAGAGGCGTGTGCGTGTTTGATTGACAACAGCTGGCTGACTGCCTGAGTGTGGCTGTTATGCCATGAAGGAGAGAGAGCCAAACTAAACAAGCTCTCTATGTGGTGTACGTGCATCAAATCCTGTCAACattaaaccaaaccaaagagCCAAGTGTGATGTTTAATGTCGAGCAGCTGAGCAACTAATTAGCTGTCTATCCGGCAAACTTTTCCCCGCTGAACATTTGTTCGATCATGTCTACAAGGCGCAAAACAAGATGTGTGTTCAAGTTTATAAATTTGAGGAGACTTCAGCAGAGAAGCGGTTTGCTGTTTAAAGTGTACAGCTCTTGTTTTATGAAGCATGTTGCTGTCGGCCTCAATCTGACCGTCTGCTCTGCCTGAGATAGAACACTAACATTTCCACTTTGCTCAGCATTTGATTGGCTGCACTGAAATATCCCCTTACAGCCACTTCATTAGTTACACCTGTTCAACTGCTTGTTAAAGCAAATATCTAATCAGCCAGTCAAGTGGTGAAAACTAGCGCATTTTGGTATGTAGACATAATAACGAGGATCTGCTGAAATTCAAACCAGACACAGACTACAGGGGAATTCAAGGTGATTTTAATAAATTTACGTCGCTGTCGGTACCTCATGAGCTGCTTTAGAATTTAAAAAGCTGTTGGTGTGGCTGCACCAACACCAGAGCTTGTAAACTTTCCAAGGAAGCTTCAAAATAGCAATGACTAATTGTCTGGTATCTTGGCAGCAGCAGGTTGTGAACACAATACTGACATACCtattaaataaaacactatCCACGAGTGAGAGTGACATTATCTGTCATTTGAAGTTGTGTCCATCTGATTAGGTCCAAGATTTCCTCTCTTTTAGCTCGATTGTTGGTCTTTATCAACTGCTGAGAAAAATATCTGCCTTTTTAACAGTTAGCTAGCTGCTAAGTAAGTATTGTACAGTTATCAAAGCTTATTCTCAGAAATCGGCTGTTTGCAACAACTGAAAATGATGCTATGAGAGCGCTGAGAGTAAAATGAAACAGTAACTGAGAGGAAACTCATAACACTCTATGAAGACAAGCTGAGCTGCAGTGACTAGATAACCCTCAATAGTTTCAATACCAGTAACTGCTCTCAAACCGGTAAAAGCTGATCAAAACAGATCTCATGAAATTAATATATATCTCTGAAAATATAGAATTAGTTGTACACAATTTGTATTTCTCATTTTGACAATTAATAGTTTGAAGGAAGAGTGGCTATAAAGCACGAAATAagcacagaaatacacataaaattGCAGGAAATGTGGTACACACTACATTGATTTGGTAAAgcagtttgtattttattttaggtGTCTTGAAAAGTAATGATCTAATTAAACAGATTAAGTTTCTTCAAATCGCATTTCCTTTTAGACAAATACTAGAGCTTGCCTACGGTTTTATGTGCGTGTTAACAATGAAAGTCGTATTTCTATGTCACAAGAGCAAGTAATACTTATTGTCACTTGACATCCGCATCTTGCATGGGAggtgttcttttgtttgtttgctggttcacagttttttctgttctttttttctgtaaaccGCATTCAGTCTTAAATAAACAGGATGTGATGTGCATCCAGTTCCCGGTATGGTCTGTGTAACTGCAGGGAACTTTCCCTTGCCTAATAACTCATATATTCACACATTCCGCTTCAAGCTTTGTGGCAATCATTGTTACGcaaatttttccttctttttacaCCAAAATGAACTCAGCGTTTACCATATCCATGTTTCATACGGATAACAACAAAATGCATTTAACAATgagtattttgtccaaaaagcaaaacaccTTTGTAATTTCTGGGTGCTTGAATTTAACGTGCATTGTCCCTGAAAAATAaccacattaaaaacacatcagcccTTCTAATCATGCTTTGATTAGGATATTTTTTAATCAGACTttgcctctgctgctgctatttTAGGTGCATAGTCTTACTCATGCTGTTACTCATTCACTGCCAGAGACATTAAACCATGATTAACCAGAGTAGATCCAAATGCAGTCCCCGAGGGGCTTGTTGTGGTTTTTGGGTGCAAAATTTGAAGTACACATTTTTGTAAACAACAACTTCATGCTCCCAAATgtttataaaatgaaaacagaactatAAAGTTACATTTAACACAATTTTGGCTGCTTAAAAATCGCAGTGTATTGCACATCACTAATGTAGTGTTTACATCAACATAAATATATACAGAAAAaggcagcatcattataaaTACAAGTATTTAAATAGTCCCCGAACATCAAATAAATATACTATACAGtgaaacatacatacatatgtacATTGAATGAGTGTCATAAAAGTAACTATTCCTGAGGATCCACCTTTAGCTCTTTGGTTCTTTGTGTTACACCTTCAGTTTGTAAGAAACCTCAtcatagcttttgaaaatggcCCCAGGGCCTGCCTGTTTGCACTGACTTGGGCTCTAAGGAAACACGCACTGGTGTTCTTTAGTGATCACGGGCACGTTTGTGTCCAGATGACAGCAGTGATGCAAACACTGCAGCGTCCATATCAGTTCACGAGGAACACCCCGAATCCTGAACCAGTACCTTCCAGGAACCAGTCATTCAATTGTCCCTCTGACACAGTCATCTGAGCAAGCAGTTTCTCATCACTCAGCCAGCTCACAGTCCAGCACTTACTGCTCACAGAGGTCTTTCTGCTCTCAGAGGTCTTTCTGCTCACAGAGGTTACATTCTGAGGTTTCTCCAAGGTTGCTGGAAGCTCCAGCTCACAGGTGAGCTTGTCACCTACATGCACTCTGAGAAGTCCTGCATTGCATATGGCTTTGCAGGTGACATTAAGATCAATGAACATAAAGTAGGTCCCCTTCTGTTTCAGCTTCAGTGAATGCTGCTTCTTGTCAAAGTCAACGTTGTTTCCTACAGATTTCCAATTGCCCTGTTCGAATTCAAGCCATGACATTGTGGAGTTCCTCAATTCACCTGCAGGAGGAGACAAACACATTCACTTTAGACATTGTTTACACCAGCGAAATGTCCAATTTGACACTCACATTCACTACAGATTTGTTAGGACCAGAAAGAACGGTATTAATCCTTTATCATTGAATATTTCTATTGCAAATTAAGAATCTTTATATTTctattaatgtttttgtcaatgTAGAGAGAAAAAGGCAGGAGAAGACTCGTTATGAAGCTAAAGCTGGAGACCATTATCTTCTACCTACTCTGAATAACTTATTAAAGCTGTCCTTTATATAACATGTCTACATTTAACATATGAGACTTACCTGGGGTGGCTTCCAGGTAGGCATAATTCTGCATCTGCtggcaaaacagaaaagaagatgtggattaaaatgtgcagaaagtcaTGGGTCAACTTACAAAAAACGCAAAAAGCTGGATTAATTGGGTAGATTTTAtgtcatgaataaaaaaataactgcttaCTTTATCTGCTTGAAGCTTGCTGGGTGGGAGACTTGGGGTCTCAAATTCACGGGGATTTGAGACCCGCAGAGTCTTCAGTTCGGACCGCAGCTCCATCACAACCATCAGTCCGACGACGGTGAGAGCTGTCAAagtcacaaacagaaaaacgaCGGACACGACGAGAAAAATGTCCAAGCAGCTTCCACGCCGGCGACCGCTTTCCTGGAGAGACTCCACGTCTTTACTTTGTTGTCCCATTAATCGGCAGTAAAGTGTCCACAAACCTCAGCTTGTAGGTTCAGCGAATAAAAGCCTTAAGATGCAAGTGCAAGCTTTGGAAGTTTGGAAGTGTAGCTCCAGTTGTCGGGCAGGTGACCTCCACAAAGATAGTGAGCAAGGTATCGCACAGTCCAGTCCGGACTCTTGGAGTGAATGTCTGCATTGTCCGCACCATGATGGGTTTTATACTCTATTTTACGCGCGTTCGGTTTCAGACACAGAGGAAATATGCGGAAGTCATGGGTTTCCCTGTCGCCtacacacgcgcgcgcgcgcacacacacacacacacacacacacacacacacacacacacacacacacacacacacacacacacacacacacacacacacacgaatacACGCCCCCTTCTTTCACTGCTCTCACAGGAGGTGAGAAAACTACACGTACAGACTTTCCGCAGCTCTCCTCGCTGTTGCGCAATTGCGCCTCAAAGGCAGATGTGCGGTGGAAAACGAAAGGGACAGAAAAATGCACTGCCTCCAGCTTCACTACATTCCAACACGGCCCAAACAAAGGACTCGTCTTCGTCTCGACACTTTGAACCAAGAAGGCCTGGCAAAAGCGGCACAACGGAGATGATAatagttttaaaatgttgcGCAATTGGACTTAATTTGGAGTTGTTTACAATAGGAGAAGTTTTTGGGTTGGGCGTGGAGGGAGATCTGATTGGATAATGAGGagcgtcatcatcatcatcaaaaaaaaaatattacaactgACTCTGGTCGTCCAAAAACATACGGGAATCTCCCATTAAGTGTGTTTGAGAGAGTGATGGGTTCCAGCTGACCAAAGTAACCAAATAGGCAGTTTTCAGTAATAAGCAAACCTTGTCCTTGCATCATACCCTTGTCATCTAATCGCATTGCAGTTATTCAAATAATATGGCCTCACCAATCAAATATGTGTTGCAATTTCCCTCCACTGAGAGTGAGAGGgggaagagacaaaaaagggaAAGGAGCAGGGAGAGTGATTTTCCACTCAAGTGTTTGGATTGTAGCAAGTGAAACTGACATAGTGGGCAATTTTTAAACCTATTTTATAAAGGGTTACGGTAAACAGGTAGTTATTCAACTGTGCTCAGGCC encodes:
- the LOC127533406 gene encoding uncharacterized protein LOC127533406 isoform X2, translating into MGQQSKDVESLQESGRRRGSCLDIFLVVSVVFLFVTLTALTVVGLMVVMELRSELKTLRVSNPREFETPSLPPSKLQADKMQNYAYLEATPGELRNSTMSWLEFEQGNWKSVGNNVDFDKKQHSLKLKQKGTYFMFIDLNVTCKAICNAGLLRVHVGDKLTCELELPATLEKPQNVTSVSRKTSESRKTSVSSKCWTVSWLSDEKLLAQMTVSEGQLNDWFLEGTGSGFGVFLVN
- the LOC127533406 gene encoding uncharacterized protein LOC127533406 isoform X1: MGQQSKDVESLQESGRRRGSCLDIFLVVSVVFLFVTLTALTVVGLMVVMELRSELKTLRVSNPREFETPSLPPSKLQADKQMQNYAYLEATPGELRNSTMSWLEFEQGNWKSVGNNVDFDKKQHSLKLKQKGTYFMFIDLNVTCKAICNAGLLRVHVGDKLTCELELPATLEKPQNVTSVSRKTSESRKTSVSSKCWTVSWLSDEKLLAQMTVSEGQLNDWFLEGTGSGFGVFLVN